The proteins below come from a single Chitinivorax sp. B genomic window:
- a CDS encoding conjugal transfer protein TraD — protein sequence MNARREDARRKIQLGGLVIKSGMADYPASVILGALTLAAGALNGPNADPTKARFEAAGDEAFSDDGEDGGNRS from the coding sequence ATGAACGCCAGGAGAGAAGATGCCCGCCGAAAAATCCAGCTCGGTGGCTTGGTCATCAAGTCCGGCATGGCGGACTATCCGGCCTCCGTTATTTTGGGCGCTTTGACCCTCGCGGCCGGTGCGCTCAACGGGCCGAATGCTGACCCCACAAAAGCACGCTTTGAGGCGGCAGGCGATGAGGCTTTTTCCGATGATGGAGAGGACGGCGGCAACCGTTCCTAG
- a CDS encoding TraC family protein, with protein MARKTLSERKADKLAELNRIKAELAELENKAAERIGKIALSAGLGDLDIEDAELRKEFEAIASKFRKSEGKQTATMAATNSAD; from the coding sequence ATGGCACGCAAGACGTTATCCGAACGCAAGGCCGACAAGCTGGCCGAACTGAACCGCATCAAGGCGGAACTCGCCGAACTGGAAAACAAGGCCGCTGAACGTATCGGCAAGATTGCCCTTTCCGCCGGCCTCGGTGATCTCGACATTGAAGATGCCGAACTGCGGAAGGAGTTTGAGGCTATCGCCTCGAAGTTTCGCAAAAGCGAAGGCAAGCAAACTGCCACGATGGCGGCAACGAATAGCGCAGATTGA
- the traA gene encoding Ti-type conjugative transfer relaxase TraA, with product MAIYHLNTHTIGRAAGHSAVAAAAYRSASSLVDERTGEAFDFTRKGGVLSSEIVTPEGVPVPERAALWNAAEAAEKRKDARVAREWRAALPHELNDADRKELATRMGQAIADRYGVAVDVCIHAPDKEGDDRNFHVHMLATTRTIGADGTLGAKAVIELANKDRQKAGIPGTSQGDIIEIRQQWAELTNEALERAEISARVDHRSYADQGVELTPTKHIGSDAVAMDRRGLDADRIDIHNADRQEQARQISERPEVILDKLTTTQAVFTRRDIAAELNRYIDDADQFQGLLARLEQSPLLVELEPANGRNPAKFSTREMIDTERGMVDSAERLAQSGRHGVSGPITNAAIDGAATLSAEQQNAVRHVLKPGSLAVVIGDAGTGKSFSMKVAREAWQAQGFNVRGAALAGKAADELQAGSGIDSRTLASLEFAWKNGKDKLTSRDVLVIDEAGMIGSRQLGRVLKAAEQAGAKVVLLGDDKQLAAIEAGAAFRGVVQHVGAAEITEVRRQKEAWAREAGQQLARGSVADGLAAYAERGHVQIHDSRDAARDSLAAAYVGDQGKGSQIILAHSNKDVQALNEAVREARKERGDLRGTARFMTERGGREFAPGDRIVFLKNDRDLGVKNGTLGTVEHSEDGSLAVRLDSGEARQVQASQYAAVDHGYAVTIHKAQGVTVDRAYLLATPGMDRSLAYVGMTRHREAATLFAGADDFTDRRAGRLVDHGAAPYENNPENRASYFATLENDKGERHTIWGVDLERAIASSGAKRGDRIGLEHGGSETVRLPDGTTAERNTWHVRGAAELAAGKLAQVLGRERPKESTLDFADRRGFDGESVVRRWLERGRAKVSELAGKMQRAMRRSLERHGRPDLMPPTDIAGTPTMQRPPQQIEQPAAPQRPQAERAAPDPLAGFRAGIERAEAAGGGLALDVARAQLAVAQEFQAVGKDPRHHSAAIMQEGQQRAFADLAQPSQVKAEQERPAAVQVSEQDRRKAEAHAKMEVGQFKALAVKRQAGFAGYTDRNPSAWRELPGELRERIERFNAMPKERQAVELDKMQRELSDRYARDPQEITRSRQRQREQERGRDGGRGY from the coding sequence ATGGCGATCTACCACCTAAACACGCATACGATAGGCCGGGCGGCCGGGCATAGCGCCGTGGCCGCTGCCGCCTATCGTTCCGCGTCATCGCTGGTAGATGAGCGCACCGGGGAAGCGTTCGATTTCACCCGCAAGGGCGGCGTTCTTTCTTCCGAGATCGTCACGCCCGAAGGTGTGCCGGTTCCCGAACGAGCCGCGTTGTGGAATGCTGCCGAAGCCGCAGAGAAGCGGAAGGATGCGCGAGTGGCCCGTGAGTGGCGGGCGGCGCTGCCTCATGAGCTGAACGACGCCGACCGTAAAGAGCTGGCAACGCGCATGGGCCAGGCCATTGCCGACCGCTATGGCGTGGCCGTTGATGTGTGCATCCATGCGCCAGACAAGGAAGGGGACGACCGGAATTTTCACGTTCATATGCTGGCGACCACACGCACCATTGGCGCGGATGGAACGCTAGGCGCGAAGGCCGTAATTGAGCTGGCGAACAAAGACAGGCAGAAGGCGGGCATTCCTGGCACAAGCCAGGGCGACATCATCGAGATTCGCCAGCAGTGGGCCGAGCTAACAAACGAGGCGCTAGAACGGGCCGAAATCAGCGCCCGCGTAGATCATCGCAGCTATGCAGATCAGGGCGTAGAACTCACGCCAACCAAGCACATCGGCAGCGATGCCGTGGCGATGGACAGGCGCGGCCTGGACGCCGACCGCATCGACATTCACAACGCCGACCGGCAGGAGCAGGCGCGGCAGATTAGCGAGCGGCCGGAGGTCATCCTAGACAAGCTCACGACCACGCAAGCGGTATTCACGCGCCGCGACATTGCCGCAGAGCTGAACCGCTACATTGACGACGCCGACCAGTTCCAGGGCTTGCTTGCCAGGCTGGAACAATCGCCGCTGCTTGTCGAGCTGGAACCGGCCAACGGGCGGAACCCGGCGAAGTTCTCCACCCGCGAAATGATCGACACCGAGCGCGGCATGGTGGACAGCGCCGAGCGCCTGGCGCAGTCCGGCAGGCATGGCGTTTCCGGCCCCATCACGAACGCGGCGATTGACGGCGCAGCCACCCTATCGGCAGAGCAGCAAAACGCCGTCCGGCACGTTCTCAAGCCGGGCAGCCTGGCCGTGGTCATAGGCGACGCCGGCACAGGCAAATCGTTCTCGATGAAGGTTGCACGCGAGGCATGGCAAGCGCAGGGCTTCAATGTGCGCGGAGCGGCCCTGGCGGGCAAGGCGGCCGACGAATTGCAGGCGGGCAGCGGCATCGACAGCCGCACGCTGGCATCCCTTGAATTTGCCTGGAAGAACGGAAAGGACAAACTCACTTCCCGCGACGTGCTGGTGATCGACGAGGCCGGAATGATCGGAAGCCGCCAGCTTGGCCGCGTGCTGAAAGCCGCCGAGCAAGCCGGGGCAAAAGTGGTCTTGCTTGGCGACGACAAGCAGCTTGCCGCTATCGAGGCCGGGGCCGCATTCCGAGGCGTAGTGCAGCATGTCGGCGCGGCGGAAATTACCGAGGTTCGACGCCAGAAAGAAGCATGGGCACGAGAGGCCGGCCAGCAGCTCGCACGCGGTTCCGTGGCCGATGGCCTGGCGGCTTATGCCGAGCGCGGCCATGTCCAGATTCACGACAGCCGGGACGCCGCCCGCGACAGCCTGGCGGCGGCCTATGTCGGCGACCAGGGCAAGGGTAGCCAGATCATCCTTGCGCACAGCAATAAGGACGTGCAGGCGCTCAATGAAGCCGTGCGCGAGGCCCGCAAGGAACGCGGCGATCTGCGCGGCACGGCCCGCTTTATGACCGAGCGCGGCGGCCGCGAATTTGCCCCAGGCGACCGCATCGTGTTCCTGAAAAACGACCGCGACCTTGGCGTTAAGAACGGCACTCTTGGCACCGTCGAGCATTCGGAAGATGGAAGCCTGGCCGTGCGCCTGGACAGCGGCGAAGCGCGTCAGGTGCAGGCGTCCCAATATGCGGCCGTCGATCATGGCTATGCCGTCACCATTCACAAGGCCCAGGGCGTCACCGTCGATAGGGCTTACCTGCTGGCAACCCCCGGCATGGATAGGAGCCTTGCCTATGTCGGCATGACCCGGCACCGCGAGGCCGCGACCCTGTTTGCCGGGGCCGATGACTTCACCGACCGGCGAGCCGGGCGGCTGGTCGATCATGGCGCAGCGCCCTACGAGAACAACCCCGAGAACCGGGCCAGCTACTTTGCCACCCTGGAAAACGACAAAGGCGAACGCCACACCATTTGGGGCGTCGATCTTGAACGCGCCATTGCATCCAGCGGCGCGAAGCGCGGCGACCGCATCGGCCTGGAACATGGCGGCTCTGAAACCGTGCGCTTGCCGGATGGCACCACGGCCGAGCGCAACACCTGGCACGTTCGCGGCGCGGCCGAGCTGGCCGCCGGGAAGCTGGCCCAGGTGCTAGGCCGAGAGCGGCCGAAAGAAAGCACGCTGGACTTTGCCGACCGTCGCGGCTTCGACGGGGAAAGCGTGGTGCGCCGCTGGCTGGAACGCGGCCGCGCCAAGGTGTCGGAGCTGGCCGGTAAGATGCAGCGGGCCATGCGTCGCAGCCTGGAACGGCACGGCCGCCCCGACCTCATGCCGCCGACCGACATTGCAGGCACGCCGACCATGCAGCGACCGCCGCAGCAGATCGAGCAGCCGGCAGCGCCGCAGCGTCCCCAGGCCGAGCGCGCGGCACCTGACCCGCTGGCCGGATTCCGCGCCGGCATCGAGCGGGCCGAGGCGGCCGGCGGTGGCCTGGCTCTGGACGTAGCACGCGCACAGCTTGCCGTCGCCCAGGAGTTCCAGGCGGTCGGAAAAGACCCCCGGCACCATTCGGCTGCGATCATGCAGGAAGGCCAGCAACGGGCCTTTGCGGACTTGGCGCAGCCGTCCCAGGTCAAGGCCGAGCAGGAGCGCCCGGCGGCCGTCCAGGTCAGCGAGCAAGACCGCCGGAAGGCCGAGGCGCACGCCAAGATGGAAGTCGGCCAGTTCAAGGCGCTGGCCGTGAAGCGGCAGGCGGGCTTTGCGGGCTATACCGACCGCAACCCGAGCGCCTGGCGCGAGCTGCCGGGCGAGCTGCGCGAGCGCATCGAGCGGTTCAACGCCATGCCCAAGGAGCGCCAGGCCGTCGAGCTGGACAAGATGCAGCGCGAGCTTTCCGACAGGTATGCCCGCGACCCGCAGGAGATCACGCGCAGCCGGCAGCGGCAGCGCGAGCAGGAGCGCGGCCGCGATGGCGGGCGCGGGTATTGA